The following coding sequences are from one Formosa haliotis window:
- a CDS encoding SusC/RagA family TonB-linked outer membrane protein, translating into MEIKLTTTLFLFRKKLLLNIMKTFVFLCCFTAFSLTPGNILSQNAKIVIDVDKTLTVDQVFDLIMSQTDYKFIYEEGIFENLPMVNVKKGVTKANDLLVNSIKGGNFDVRLSSNNTIIIQYKTSSDTPQQILKGKVTDHLGMPLAGVTILVNINERGATTDIDGNYNIKVKIGDKISFNYVGFASQEFVYSNQSILNVELKEEISKLEEVVLVSSGYQKISKERATGAYESITKNQLEKPSSNISERIVGMVAGLQSTPNADGTIDFEIRGRTSLFADQQPLIVLDGFPIEGNFNTINPNDVESITVLKDAAAASIWGAKSANGVIVITTKRAKEGKMSVSISSFTKFSDKLDLDYVVSRASANEVLEYEQKAFDTDFFGGLIASPPGNSSNYLNPYSQAIVAMNEARLEMISAGERDNTLNRLIGLDNKGQIEDNLLQAPITTQYNISISGGSEKMKNNLSLLFEDNKSFFQGDEVKKYLVNYNSNVKLAKKLDFNFAAMMQYNDATNNSGGDMLNTIKSLAPWDMLVNDDGTLADMSYLKYYRPNLDRHVPVDLFPYSDWSYNPISEIENRDLNSEELNVRIQTGLTFEIMKGLSVDSKIQYEMFNTNNRNYFNENTFDVRQFVNETSGPEWNSGGVPTQLVPSGGILEQNSIKTIAYNFRNQLNFNRTFNDIHAVDFVAGSEISDRVIEYTGSPNAFGYNDDTLANNELLGDVYTSYLWNSFPASYAQYFYRFNLSPEYEFSETTSRFFSLYGNLAYTFNDKYSVTGSYRTDASNIISDDPSFRYNPFWSVGLGWQIGKEKFMSNLNWMDRLGLRITYGKNGNIDRSTSFNPLINLSSTLDQVTGQNTATIGSFGNPTLRWEKTETFNLGVDFSIFQGKLTGTVDVYDKKGYDLIVDQSISAVNGTTSQKFNNGEMLNKGVEVQLGTTLPIYKNNIVWSGAINFAHNNNEITNFFKSNYQSYDLYSGPTTSYVEGYDANTLWSYVYGGMINVGSTENPVMQPSVYGENGEKITILSYPSGNAINYMENQGTLVAPTTFGMRNAFKIYNFDFSFIITAKFGHVFRRQSFNYSPVTSGNTMVNSQYSEVANGNPNEILPIPDNQPRYYFYDRFYPYLSYLTEDASHIRFQEVNLTYTLPFDITNKLGLTAINIYGQANNFGVVLFNDFGEDPEFPKGTISPQTSFTFGMQFNF; encoded by the coding sequence ATGGAAATTAAATTAACCACTACACTTTTTCTTTTCAGGAAAAAATTATTACTAAACATTATGAAAACTTTTGTGTTTTTATGCTGTTTTACAGCATTTAGTTTAACACCAGGAAACATTTTATCTCAAAATGCAAAAATTGTTATTGATGTTGACAAAACCTTAACAGTTGATCAGGTTTTTGATTTAATAATGTCTCAGACCGATTACAAATTTATCTATGAGGAAGGCATTTTTGAAAACCTTCCAATGGTAAATGTGAAAAAAGGAGTAACTAAAGCAAATGACTTATTAGTAAATAGTATTAAAGGGGGGAATTTTGATGTTAGATTATCCTCAAACAACACTATTATAATACAGTATAAAACGTCAAGTGATACTCCTCAACAAATATTAAAAGGCAAAGTAACTGATCATTTAGGTATGCCTCTTGCTGGTGTTACTATACTAGTTAATATAAATGAAAGAGGTGCAACTACTGATATAGATGGCAATTATAATATTAAGGTTAAGATAGGAGACAAAATTAGTTTTAATTATGTTGGTTTTGCAAGCCAAGAATTTGTTTATTCTAATCAAAGCATTCTGAATGTTGAGTTAAAGGAGGAAATATCAAAATTGGAGGAGGTTGTTTTGGTTTCAAGTGGATATCAAAAAATTTCAAAAGAAAGAGCTACCGGAGCTTATGAGTCTATTACCAAAAATCAATTGGAAAAGCCATCTTCAAATATTTCAGAACGTATCGTTGGAATGGTTGCAGGGCTTCAAAGTACACCTAACGCAGATGGAACAATAGATTTCGAAATTAGAGGAAGAACTAGTCTATTTGCGGATCAGCAACCATTAATAGTTTTAGATGGATTTCCTATTGAAGGAAATTTTAATACTATCAATCCAAATGATGTGGAAAGTATTACCGTTTTAAAGGATGCTGCTGCTGCTTCCATTTGGGGAGCAAAATCTGCAAATGGTGTTATTGTTATTACAACTAAAAGAGCTAAAGAAGGAAAAATGTCTGTTTCTATCTCATCATTTACCAAATTTTCAGATAAGTTGGATTTGGATTATGTGGTTTCTAGAGCTTCAGCAAATGAAGTGCTTGAATATGAACAAAAAGCTTTTGATACAGATTTTTTTGGTGGATTAATTGCAAGCCCTCCGGGTAATTCAAGCAACTACTTAAATCCTTATTCTCAAGCCATAGTAGCAATGAATGAAGCTCGTTTAGAGATGATTTCTGCTGGAGAAAGAGATAATACACTTAATAGATTAATTGGTCTAGATAATAAAGGTCAAATAGAGGATAATTTATTACAAGCTCCAATTACTACACAATATAATATTAGTATTTCTGGAGGTAGCGAAAAAATGAAGAATAATTTATCATTACTTTTTGAGGATAACAAAAGTTTCTTCCAAGGAGATGAGGTGAAGAAATATTTGGTGAACTATAACTCGAATGTTAAACTGGCTAAAAAACTAGACTTTAATTTTGCGGCTATGATGCAATATAACGATGCTACTAATAATTCTGGCGGAGATATGTTGAATACAATAAAATCCTTAGCCCCTTGGGATATGTTAGTGAATGATGATGGAACTCTGGCCGACATGTCCTATTTAAAATATTATAGACCAAATTTAGACCGGCATGTACCAGTTGATTTATTTCCATACTCAGATTGGTCATATAACCCTATTTCTGAAATTGAAAATAGGGATTTAAATTCTGAGGAATTAAATGTACGTATTCAAACAGGGTTAACATTCGAAATTATGAAAGGGTTGAGTGTTGATTCAAAAATTCAGTATGAAATGTTCAACACAAATAACAGAAACTACTTCAATGAAAATACCTTTGATGTACGTCAATTTGTTAATGAAACTTCAGGGCCTGAATGGAACTCTGGAGGAGTACCAACTCAACTCGTCCCTTCCGGAGGTATTTTAGAACAAAATTCAATTAAAACAATAGCTTATAATTTTAGAAACCAATTAAATTTCAATCGTACATTTAATGATATACATGCTGTTGATTTTGTAGCAGGTTCTGAAATATCGGATCGTGTTATTGAATATACTGGTTCTCCTAATGCTTTTGGTTATAATGATGACACACTCGCTAATAATGAATTGTTAGGAGATGTATATACTTCTTACTTGTGGAATTCATTCCCGGCAAGTTATGCCCAATATTTTTATCGATTTAATTTAAGTCCTGAATATGAGTTTAGTGAAACTACTAGTCGATTTTTTTCTTTGTATGGGAATTTGGCCTATACCTTTAATGATAAGTACTCTGTAACTGGTAGTTATAGAACAGATGCTTCGAATATAATTTCAGATGATCCAAGTTTTCGTTATAATCCTTTTTGGTCTGTTGGTTTAGGGTGGCAAATTGGGAAAGAAAAATTTATGAGTAATTTGAATTGGATGGATAGGTTGGGATTAAGAATCACTTATGGTAAGAATGGAAATATAGATAGGTCTACTTCTTTTAATCCATTAATTAATTTGTCATCTACTCTAGACCAAGTAACTGGACAAAATACTGCTACTATTGGTAGTTTTGGAAATCCCACTTTAAGATGGGAAAAAACGGAAACTTTCAATTTAGGTGTTGATTTTTCAATATTTCAAGGAAAACTAACTGGAACTGTAGATGTTTATGATAAAAAAGGTTATGATTTGATTGTAGATCAATCTATCTCAGCCGTAAATGGTACAACATCTCAAAAATTTAACAATGGAGAAATGTTAAATAAAGGTGTAGAAGTACAATTGGGAACAACATTACCAATTTATAAAAATAATATAGTTTGGTCTGGAGCGATAAATTTTGCTCATAATAATAATGAAATCACCAATTTTTTTAAGTCGAACTATCAGTCTTATGATTTATATAGTGGTCCTACAACATCTTATGTTGAAGGGTATGATGCCAATACCCTTTGGTCATATGTTTATGGGGGTATGATTAATGTAGGGTCTACAGAAAATCCCGTTATGCAGCCGTCTGTATATGGTGAAAATGGCGAAAAGATAACAATTCTAAGTTATCCTTCAGGGAATGCTATTAACTATATGGAAAATCAAGGAACTCTTGTGGCTCCAACAACTTTTGGAATGAGAAACGCTTTTAAAATATATAATTTTGATTTTTCTTTTATAATAACCGCAAAATTTGGACATGTATTTAGAAGGCAAAGTTTTAATTATAGCCCAGTTACTTCGGGTAATACTATGGTTAATTCTCAATATTCAGAAGTAGCAAATGGAAATCCAAATGAAATATTACCAATACCAGATAATCAGCCTCGTTATTATTTCTACGATCGTTTTTATCCATATTTATCATATTTGACAGAAGATGCATCCCATATTAGATTTCAGGAGGTTAATTTAACGTATACACTTCCTTTTGATATTACTAATAAATTAGGTTTAACTGCTATAAATATTTATGGTCAGGCTAATAATTTTGGAGTTGTTCTATTTAATGATTTTGGAGAGGATCCTGAATTTCCAAAAGGGACCATTAGCCCTCAAACATCATTTACATTTGGAATGCAGTTTAATTTTTAA
- a CDS encoding FecR family protein has translation MTIPRGGQYHLVLSDNTEVWLNSESQLKYPVNFIEGKVREVELVYGEAYFEVSPSVKNGGAKFKVRVKLQVIEVFGTEFNVKSYKDESKTYTTLVHGKVAINLDTKSYPLLPNYQAVLSNEDNLINFERVDVYSETSWKDGVFSFRNKSLMEVMKVLSRWYDIDVIFENQDLKRKKFKGVLGKNQNIEEILLILKSSGSLKSYEINEEVIILK, from the coding sequence TTGACAATACCAAGAGGAGGCCAGTACCACTTAGTGCTTTCAGATAATACTGAGGTTTGGTTGAATTCGGAATCTCAACTTAAATATCCTGTAAATTTTATTGAAGGTAAAGTAAGGGAAGTGGAATTGGTGTATGGTGAGGCATATTTTGAAGTATCTCCTAGTGTGAAAAATGGAGGAGCTAAGTTTAAAGTTAGAGTTAAGTTACAAGTAATAGAAGTATTCGGTACTGAGTTTAATGTTAAATCGTATAAAGATGAAAGTAAGACTTACACAACCTTGGTTCACGGTAAGGTAGCTATTAACTTAGATACCAAATCTTATCCTTTGTTGCCTAATTATCAAGCTGTATTAAGTAATGAGGATAATTTGATAAATTTTGAAAGAGTTGATGTTTATAGTGAAACGTCCTGGAAGGATGGTGTTTTTTCTTTTAGAAATAAATCATTGATGGAGGTTATGAAAGTGCTTTCAAGATGGTATGATATTGATGTAATCTTTGAAAATCAAGATTTAAAAAGGAAAAAGTTTAAAGGTGTTTTAGGGAAGAACCAAAATATAGAAGAAATTTTATTAATCCTTAAGAGTTCAGGCTCACTTAAATCCTATGAAATAAATGAAGAAGTTATAATACTAAAATAA
- a CDS encoding RNA polymerase sigma factor, which translates to MNIQIAIKGLKDGDEKAFKFLFDQYYNRLVAYITTYTHDKMSSEDIVQQSFIDLWNNKEKLDENKSLKSYLYAIAYNRFIDSVNKDKRQNHLLELVYENALRDIINEDNEALEKRIKKMNQIIESLPPKCRETLEMNKIKGYKYKEIAEIMGVSIKTVESQMSLAFKKIRKGFGKENIQVLFINFYRILKFN; encoded by the coding sequence ATGAATATACAAATAGCAATAAAGGGTTTAAAAGACGGTGATGAAAAAGCCTTTAAATTTCTATTTGATCAATATTATAACAGACTAGTCGCCTACATTACTACCTATACCCATGACAAAATGAGCTCTGAAGACATCGTTCAGCAATCTTTTATTGACTTATGGAATAACAAAGAAAAATTAGATGAAAACAAATCACTAAAAAGCTACTTATATGCTATTGCTTATAACCGATTTATTGACAGTGTAAATAAAGATAAGAGACAAAATCATCTATTAGAACTAGTTTATGAAAATGCATTAAGAGACATAATAAATGAAGATAATGAAGCACTAGAAAAAAGGATAAAAAAAATGAACCAAATCATAGAATCCTTACCTCCAAAATGCAGGGAAACACTTGAGATGAATAAAATCAAAGGGTATAAATACAAAGAAATAGCAGAAATAATGGGAGTCTCCATAAAAACGGTTGAATCTCAAATGAGCTTAGCATTTAAAAAAATACGCAAAGGTTTTGGAAAGGAAAATATTCAGGTCCTTTTTATTAATTTTTATAGAATACTTAAGTTTAATTAG